The Fontisubflavum oceani genomic interval CCTTCCCTTAGCGGCGCTCACGGCGGTCGCCGCGTTCGTCACGTTTTTGCATTTGGACCGAGGGCAACTCGGCATGTTCGTCGACCTTGATGGTCAGAACCCGCATCACGTCATCATGCAGACGCATCAGGCGTTCCATTTCCTGCACAGCGGGGGCCGGTGCGTCGGAACGCATATAGGCATAGTGGCCTTTGCGGTTCTTGTTGATCTTGTAGGCCATGGTTTTGACACCCCAATACTCGTGATCCACGAGGGTGCCGCCATTGTCGGTCAGCACGGTGCCAAAATGTTCGATGAGGCCTTCGGCTTGCGTGTTGGACAAGTCCTGACGCGCAATCATCACATGCTCATAGAGCGGC includes:
- the rpsF gene encoding 30S ribosomal protein S6, with product MPLYEHVMIARQDLSNTQAEGLIEHFGTVLTDNGGTLVDHEYWGVKTMAYKINKNRKGHYAYMRSDAPAPAVQEMERLMRLHDDVMRVLTIKVDEHAELPSVQMQKRDERGDRRERR